A single Zootoca vivipara chromosome 1, rZooViv1.1, whole genome shotgun sequence DNA region contains:
- the BDKRB2 gene encoding B2 bradykinin receptor: protein MAENNTALYGVTAAWNSGVSQSAHNTTDNSSCTWPQEWEWLLDIQPVFLWFLATVGVVENIFVLSVFCFHKSRCTVAEVYLANLAAADLLLLCGLPFWAITISNNFHWVFGLPLCKAINAIVYMNLYSSIYFLVMVSIDRYLALVKTMSLGRLRRPSCAKWNCLAIWVSALFLSSPTLLFRSFDNDEGNNITACILQYPSVVQWTVITNTLLNTVGFLMPLCVITYCTAQIIHTLQNSTFQKIRAMQTEKKATALVLSVLLLFVVCWLPFQITTFLETLFRTGVIHGCETEQAIDVATQIATYCSFSNSCLNPIVFVLVGKHFRRKSKEVYCWMLRRRPSAAPSIQIVTTLETLRTSFSVENHRKKSAVNLR, encoded by the coding sequence ATGGCCGAAAACAACACAGCTCTTTATGGTGTCACAGCTGCCTGGAACTCTGGGGTGAGCCAGTCTGCTCACAACACGACAGACAACTCCTCCTGCACCTGGCCACAGGAATGGGAATGGCTGCTTGATATCCAGCCAGTGTTCCTCTGGTTTCTTGCCACCGTGGGAGTTGTGGAGAACATCTTTGTCCTCAGTGTCTTTTGCTTCCATAAGAGCCGCTGCACGGTGGCCGAAGTTTACCTGGCAAACTTAGCAGCCgctgacctcctcctcctctgtggttTGCCTTTCTGGGCGATCACGATAAGCAATAACTTCCATTGGGTGTTTGGGCTCCCCCTCTGCAAAGCCATCAATGCCATCGTTTACATGAACTTGTATTCCAGCATTTACTTTCTGGTGATGGTGAGCATTGATCGCTACCTGGCCTTGGTGAAAACGATGTCTCTGGGACGCCTGCGCCGGCCTTCTTGTGCAAAGTGGAACTGCCTTGCCATTTGGGTCTCTGCACTGTTCTTGAGCTCTCCTACTCTCCTCTTTCGATCGTTTGATAATGACGAAGGAAACAATATCACCGCCTGCATTCTGCAGTATCCGTCAGTTGTGCAATGGACAGTGATCACAAACACTTTGCTGAACACAGTGGGCTTTTTGATGCCTCTCTGCGTCATAACCTACTGCACAGCGCAAATCATCCATACTTTACAAAACAGCACATTTCAAAAGATCAGAGCTATGCAGACAGAGAAAAAAGCCACCGCCTTGGTTCTCTCCGTCCTTCTTCTCTTCGTTGTCTGCTGGCTTCCTTTCCAGATCACCACGTTCTTGGAAACGCTGTTTCGCACCGGGGTTATTCATGGTTGTGAGACTGAACAAGCCATTGATGTGGCTACCCAGATTGCCACCTATTGCAGCTTCAGCAACAGCTGCCTTAACCCAATTGTGTTTGTCCTGGTAGGCAAACACTTCCGAAGGAAATCCAAGGAGGTCTACTGTTGGATGCTCCGCAGAAGACCTAGCGCAGCACCATCCATCCAGATAGTGACAACCCTGGAAACTCTCCGGACATCCTTTTCAGTCGAAAACCACCGGAAAAAGTCCGCCGTTAATTTGCGATAG